The following proteins come from a genomic window of Salvelinus namaycush isolate Seneca unplaced genomic scaffold, SaNama_1.0 Scaffold1041, whole genome shotgun sequence:
- the LOC120035363 gene encoding meteorin-like protein, protein MSPTLSLIFMYVLFLCCLSPCAADLCNWTGSGLAREAEANSRTVQQVRLRCTEGSVEWVYPGQALRVVLEPNLSSARHTTVCIKPFRSFNGASVYIERAGELDLLMTDGGRPEQVFCFPVDGPQKPAIFLLANPQRDISQRAVGFRYELLGNRTTAPNLGQSVLQASCRPCNDTELLLAICSSDFVVRGSIRSVSHNAERQTSLVEVSEGRVYRQRSGVFERHTGTIGVPGSSSSWHGHIHTLLQCHVKPGGGEFLFTGTEHFGEAWLGCAPRYKDFMSLYQSAWAARQNPCEFPLD, encoded by the exons ATGTCGCCAACTCTAAGTCTGATTTTCATGTATGTACTGTTCCTGTGCTGTTTGTCTCCCTGCGCGGCAGACCTATGCAACTGGACTGGAAG TGGTTTGGCGCGTGAGGCTGAGGCTAACTCGCGGACTGTGCAGCAGGTGCGGCTGCGTTGCACGGAGGGTTCGGTGGAGTGGGTCTACCCGGGCCAGGCGCTTCGGGTCGTCCTGGAACCCAACCTGTCCTCTGCGCGCCACACAACGGTCTGTATCAAACCGTTCCGCAGCTTCAACGGCGCCAGCGTCTACATCGAGCGGGCTGGGGAACTGGACCTGTTGATGACGGATGGAGGGCGGCCGGAGCAGGTGTTCTGTTTCCCGGTGGACGGACCTCAGAAGCCAGCCATCTTCCTCCTGGCAAACCCGCAGAGGGATATCAGCCAACGCGCAGTAGGCTTCAGATATGAGTTGCTGGGCAATCGGACCACTGCGCCCAACCTCGGCCAAAGTGTGTTGCAGG cTAGCTGCCGTCCCTGCAATGACACAGAGCTCCTCCTGGCCATCTGCAGCAGTGACTTTG TGGTTCGCGGCTCCATCAGGAGCGTATCCCACAATGCTGAGCGGCAGACATCGTTGGTGGAGGTCTCAGAGGGGAGGGTGTACCGGCAGCGTAGCGGGGTGTTTGAGCGCCACACTGGCACCATAGGGGTTCCCGGTTCCAGTTCCTCATGGCACGGTCACATCCACACACTGTTACAGTGTCACGTAAAGCCTGGGGGCGGAGAGTTCCTATTCACAGGGACAGAACACTTTGGGGAGGCCTGGCTGGGTTGTGCCCCCCGCTATAAAGACTTCATGTCCCTCTACCAATCAGCTTGGGCGGCTCGCCAGAACCCCTGTGAGTTCCCGCTGGACTGA